The genome window ttctgacattttatgcaccaaacaattaacattattaattgagaaaataatcgacagattaatcgatttataaaaaaaaattgtcagtTGCAGCCCAACTGATAACATTCCTTTGGTGTTTACTTTTGATGGGGAGCAACCTTGAGAAGTTGCATGAATCTTTATTGGTGTTCATCCATTAGTGTATGTTGTAATGTGAATGTGATGTCATGGTGTTAGTGGGGTCCAAATTTGCTTCTCATACTCCATGGCTTGGTTGATGTAGGATCTTTGGTttcgaataaaaaaaaacaataaaggaaTTTACATATTTGTGGTGCTAAGGACACTTTTGGATAGCAACATAGTTTGTTTTGGGAATTTTGGATTTGCTCTTCCAGCTGTGGCTTCAATATTTAATGTATGTTTAATGTATAAAGGCAACATGTATTCATAACTGATCAATTCTGTAAtctgaatatttaataatttaattttacagttggtgttggctgtttttttcccacagtgaGGAGAGATGATGTTGGTTCcctcaacattttcttttttatgttagcaaaatgtttaattaacatTCTGATGAATTACTTGGTATTTCCTTAATTGTTTAGACTTAGACTCTTAAATTCTGCCATTCGGTTTGACCTACATTTTAAACTAATTTTTCAGTACAATAGTAGACAATAGGGTAGATTTTATCTATAAAATAGATACACAATTTCAAGTTGGTGCGTGTATTCCTGATGCTATGAAGACAAATAACTCAATGTGATTATCTAATTATAAACCAGCTGGTACAACATAATGCATCTACTGACTGATGGCCAAGTCAATTATACAGCCTTCAtagattttgtgtgtgtagcCCTTGCATGTTAGTCACATTCAAGAGATTACTGTGTGTTAAAATTCTATTAATGATTTTAGTAATGATGCTTTTAATCAAACTAGACAAAGATTCCCAGTCCTCAAGGCAAAAGTCAATCACCAGATGAAACATGTGAATAGTGAATATAGTCTTTAATATAAATCGCTaagatttctgacattttatctcACAAAATAGGGAGGTCGGATGTACCAACTAAGACGAGAGCAACGTTCTCAGCCCATGATTGTTAGActgttcttttgtttcttcattGTTAAGGTACttgcattgtgtgtttttaagagcTGCAGTAGTGTTTACACTGACATGTGGGACATCTGGGATTTTGTGTCAACCACTaaccttttctcttcttctgtttgtCCTTTTCACAGAGCCCATACCATCTGCTGACCATGTCTCTGGAGTGACTGTTCGCTGCATATAGGAGCTACTcactcaccaccaccacaccaccaccaccatacaTTCTCTACCAACAAAATGTCAGGTAAAGATCTGTTGGATATTTTAACAATATAGTAGCTCAGCTAGAAGAAGAGgacctttttttaattcattttgaaaagttgCTTTCCAAATGCACACCAGATGTATCTAATTTTTCATCTAACCAGCTTTATTATTGtcatattatcatatttaaCTTGACATTTTGAATTTATCTCTGTTGTAGGGACCTACACCCCTGCCCCTGGTGGGCCGTTCTCTGCTCTCACTCCAAGCATGTGGCCTCAAGACATTTTGGCCAAGTACCTTCAAGTGAGCGTGACAActtatgttgtttatgtgtcaaaaacatttttgtcatgtttataaCTGGAAATTGGTTATGTTGTAATGGGTGATGTAACCCTCTACTCACAGACGAGACTATTAATGAGACAAATGGACTGTTACAGGTGCACAAATGCACCATTCATTTACACACCCATGATTTTATACATCTGaaagcaatacaaacaatatgagatgataaataatgatcatatgaaacatttcaaattaTAATAACTATGTGGTAAAatacagacaaacagaaacCTCAGCAGCTTTCCCCTCATGTGACTCTTTGACATCGGGTGTCTTTTACTAACTGGCATTTTACAGTGCTTATAAAAGTTGCTGCTATCTGTGGAAGCTGTATTTCACAGTCACCTCTACTTTGAAAGGTGTGACCGAATCAAATGCATGTTATTTGTATGTCTCCACAGAAAGGTTCATCGGAGCAGCTCGAAGTGCAGTACGATGAGTTTGGGTTCAGAGTGGACACTGATGGTAATTTATGTTGACTTCCTGTCTTCATTCTGTTTTTTCACAGTTGTGAAATTCCTGAATACTGTCaagaaataaatggaaatcATATGTGGCTATGTTTTGTATGCTAATTGAGTGCAAATAACTTTAAAGTTAAGGCTGCCACTAACTGAGATGCTCTTTGATTTAGTTCCTGCTGATCCAATAAGACAATAACAGTACACACCATATCTAAATGTTTCTCTTCTCAATCAGACGATGGGGAGCCCAGGTCCTGGCTGAGGACCGAAGGTTCACCCCAGCGTGAAGATCCTCAGCAGCGATTACGCTGGCAAGCCCATTTGGAGTTCACCCACAACCACACGGTGGGTGACCTGACCTGGGATCTCATCGACCCTGTCCTTTCACGCTCTGAGCGCCTACGGACCTTGGTGCTAGGGGGCATACCTCACAGCATGAGGCCTCAGGTAAGCACCTAagtgtttttacatttacatattttggTTATTTCCAAGGCGTTCAGAGTGTTTAAAGATGTTCTGTTTGCTAGCTTTGGATGCGACTGTCTGGAGCACTGCAGAAGAAAAGGACCTCTGAGATCTCttacagagaaatcattaagaACAGCTCCAATGAGGACTCCACCACAGCGAAACAGGTAAAACCCACTGTGGCACAATACCTATTAAAGATAAGACCACCACATTTTTATTGCGCATTGAAAATAAAGTATGATGCAATTGTTCCTTGTTAACTCCTCAGATAGAGAAGGATCTGTTACGGACTATGCCGACCAATGCATGTTTCAATACTATGACCAGTGTTGGAGTTCCAAGGCTGAGACGAGTGCTCAGAGGACTAGCCTGGCTCTATCCAGACATTGGGTACTGTCAGGGCACTGGGATGGTGAGAATATCTTGTGTACATACATTTTTGCACTTATTGCCTTTGTTCTTTTTCCATCTTTACTACTTTTCCCTTATTGACTCTCATACATACTTCTTGATTGCCCCAGGTGGTATCCTGCCTGCTGCTCTTTcttgaggaggaggatgcacTGTGGATGATGTGTGCCTTGATTGAAGACCTCCTTCCTCCATCCTACTTCTCCATAACTCTGCTGGGCGTCCAAACTGACCAGCGGGTTCTCCGCCAGCTCATTGTACAGTATCTGCCAGCCCTGGACCGCCTTCTGCAGGACCATGACATAGGTAAGGACTGCAATTAGGAACGATGCAAGGAAACATTAATTGTCATACATCGTGTAACCGTACCTCCTCCGTACACACCCAGAGCTGTCGCTGATCACACTCCATTGGTTCCTGACATCATTTGCCAGTGTGGTGGACATCCGTCTGCTTCTCAGGATCTGGGATCTTCTCTTCTACCAGGGCTCGTTGGTGCTCTTCCAGGTCACACTGGGCATGCTCAAGATCAAGGTATTTGCACAACACTACTCCCTGATGAAAATCCCATTTAATTAATGGTGTGATGCTTGTATGTTAATTTATTGTTTCAGTCACTCATTTATTCTCTTGGATAGAAGATAATAACAATTGCCGTTCCCAttgttaaatgtaaaactaTGTTTTCTACTATTATAGCTAGAAATCACACCACCCCTACTAATGTAGTCCTACTATTGACAAAAATTCCTGTGACATTTACTCCCAAActccaggaggaggagcttgtAGCATCAGAGAACTCGGCTTCCATTTTTAATACTCTGTCGGACTTGCCAAGCCAGCTGAGAGATGGCCCCGCGGTTCTCGGGGAAGCAATGAGGCTAGCTGGTACCCTGTCTCAGGAAACTCTGGAAGCCCACAGACACAAGCACCAAGCCTATATCCTAAATGAACAGGCTCAGCTCAACAAtgggaacaacacaacactcaACACAAATCTCAATAAGGTCAGTTTAAGTCTTTGCAAAAGTTACGGGAAACATGGACATTTTGTCAAACTCTAAACAGTTGTGTCAAGCTTATGGTTTAAACCTCTTGTGACTAGACagataaggagttgtgtgtgtgtcagtttctTTCAATAAAAGTTAGTTAAAACAAgccatgtgttttgtgtttgttttttttgtaaatcagGTGGTGAGAAGACAGTCCCTGCGCAGGAAGTCCACACTGAGCTCCCTGCTGTTTGGGGAGGATGAGGCAGAGGCTCTTAAATCGAAGAACATTAAGCAGACAGAGCTGGTGGCTGCACTGCGAGAGGCCATTACCCGCACTGCAGAGCACTTTCACTGTTTTGACCCACGTCATTCCAGTGCTGTGAGTTGACTCTAagcaaaagttttttttttttttttttcttcagaattTTGACAGGACTTCTCCCACCTCTTTTCTTCAGGAGCTGACTCCTGACTACTCCATGGAAAGCCACCAGCGGGACCATGAAAACTTCCTCGTTGTGTCGCGCAACAGGCGGAGAAGGGCGAAGGCTTTGTTGGACTTTGAGCGACACGATGATGATGAACTGGGCTTCAGAaagaatgacatcatcactgtgagCTACGACTTGCACAGAGATGCACACAGTGTCACaaagtgtcatttttatttgactgtattttaaTCTCTCTCCATCAGATCATCTCACAGAAGGATGAACATTGTTGGGTTGGAGAGCTCAATGGCCTcagaggtttgtttgtttctctaaTATTTCAAAGCCCATTGTCAATGTCTGAATGtttaatttcatcatttcatatAAATTTGCCCATAACAGGCTGGTTTCCTGCAAAGTTTGTTGAGATCCTAGACGAAAGAAGCAAAGAGGTGAGGAGGCACTTGATTTTCAGCTTTGACTGTATTTTGCTTCCGGCCATTTGATATTTTTCATCTTTATGATAGTTTTTTATCTTTGTGTCCTCATGCTCCCTGAAAATTAACTTAAGTGCTCTAATCAGTAACTTGTGCTCTTATCTATCCCCAGTATTCATCAGCAGGTGATGACTCTGTGACGGAAGCAGTGACAGACTTGGCCAGGGGCACTCTGTGTCCGGCCCTAAAAGCCATCTTTCAGCATGGACTGAAGAAGCCGTCTATACTGGGAGGGCCCTGTCACCCTTGGTTATTCTTAGAGGAGGTAAGAGAGCTTCTTTTGTAAATTCACACCATACTTTTTATGTTCTTTAaagttcagtgttttatttgtttgtgttctcgttttttttattataaataaagacattgttttcagagagacaatataatatataatataatataagagggaaaataaattaaaaatgaagtgTGCCAGGActactttaaaaagtatgtgtgtttcAATCTCGGGGGTTAAATTATGAAACAGCTTGAATCACtgtaaaagaatataaaaaaaatacaacatttgaaACAAGTGTAAGGATGAAGAAGAGCAGTTTAACCCAGGATGGTAATGGAAATGGTCATGTTCAAAGCCAGATGTATTCTTGTGTTGTATGGAGAATATTAAGaacattgtataaaatactgtaaatgtgtaaatatttggtgatgagATAAAATAGttgtaaatgtaatttgaaTGGATCCACCCGAGTAGTAATGGGGTAGGTaggtacattttaaaattatacTTCTGCCTACTCTTTTTCAAACACGTGACGAGAtataaatgtgttgtcattgtaaatgttgcacatgtgtttgaaataaaaacgaTCTTTCTTCTCAGGCGGCCAGTCGAGAGGTAGAGAGGGACTTCAACTCCGTCTACTCAAGACTGGTGCTATGCAAAACTTACAGGTAGAGCACTGACACTCACTGCTCTGTCAAAATGTGGATTCTGTAATCTATTAAAAatcatatgaacatgaactgAGTCTACAGGCACAGTGTAATGATGTGATTTGACTCTGGTAAATTagcttttaaaggtccagtgtgtaacatttgagaTTTGTCTCTTGAGCTTGTATAATTGTTTGGCTTTTCCCCAGCTGTAGAAAAAGCTTTTATATGCACTCTCGCCTTGTATTAatgaggctgccatcttgtgccgccatgtGCAACAGTCTGAATGAGCAAACCAGCCATGattgtgcatttttaaagcAAGAGCTCACTACACAAAGTAGAAGCCTCTGTACTTCTCTGATACCCTTGCCACAGGAAGAGATGGAGTGGAAGAATCCTCCATTTCATTAGAAGATGTCTCTAATTCTCATGCACTGGGCCTTTTAAGAAATTTGCTTTCATTAGTGGATTATGGAAAATGTACATTCTTCAGTCCAATATTGATAAGTACCAACACGAATGTCTTTGGCTTTAACCAGATTAGATGAAGATGGGAAAGTACTAACACCAGAGGAGCTGCTGTACAGAGTGAGTCATCAGTGTGTCAAAAACCATCATGGTTTCCTATATCTTAATGTATAGATGCTGTATGTCTACATTACAAATATGGAATATGTGTCTACTGAGATTTAGTGTATGAGCGCCCTCTGTCTGCTCTTCCAGGCAGTGCAGTCGGTCAACATGAGCCACGACTCGGCACACGCTCAGATGGACGTCAAGTTTAGGTCTCTCGTCTGTGTCGGTCTCAAGTGAGTTTTACAAACGCACAATGCAGACTCACAGTGTACAAATCCTCAAGTAGTGATACACATGTGGTGTGTTTGGTTCTCAACACGTGTGTTCCTTCAGTGAGCAGGTGCTGCACTTATGGCTGGAGGTGTTATGTTCCAGCATGGCTGCTGTAGAGAAATGGTATCACCCCTGGTCTTTCCTTCGCAGTCCTGGATGGGTACAGATCAAGTGTGAGCTCAGGTAAATCTGCAGTCGCTCGCtctctcacgctctctctcttaCCTTGGCTGTTTTGGATTTGAAGCATTCTCAGTTGTTGAATTTAAAGAACATAAATGGGAAGCTGATTGAAATCTGTTGCTGTATCCTCAGGGTGCTGTCAAGGTTTGCCTTCAGTCTCTCTCAAGATTGTGAGCTACCCAACAAGAAAGAGGTGAGTAAACCAGTATTAACAGAGAGAACATAAGCAATCTGGTTAAATTATTGATATTCAGTACACAAAAACGTCAGGACTTACTGTTTATGAAATCTGCCATTCTGAACACATAAGTTCTGAATGTGCTGGTTCAGCATCACCTTAAGATTACCATCTCTCTAGTTTTTGTAATTCTTACTATTTTGCTTACTTCAGTGATTGTGATTGTTCTATCTTAGTGTAGATatacaggaaaataaacatcagTGAACTACTATAtatgttgaatatttaaatCACCTCTGGCAAAACTCCAGGCACACGACTGGCAATTTGAGGTCCAATATAAGCAGACCTGTGTGgtgttatttagattttatctTTAGCTAAAAGATTTCCTCATCCCTCTTCCAGGAGAAGGAGCAGAGACCATTGAAGGAGGGAGTGCAGGACATGTTGGTCAAACATCACCTCTTCAGCTGGGACATTGATGGCTAGACATGCAGCAAAACTGTCTGAATCCAATCCatgtcctgtgtgtctgtgtctgtttgatttctcttcctgtttgttACAGACTGTCAATCTTTAATTATGGTCTACGTGACTACTTCACAGACTCTGTCACGTCACCCTTCAGTGTTGGTCAGTGACGTTCGCCCTGTAGTGAAGACTGAAAACTCCCGCTTCAGCGCTGAGGTTGCCTGGTTCGTATGAGCTGAAGCTCACGTATGCATCAAGGTGCATAATTAGGTTTTATTTGGACCCGGAATAGGACGTTTCATTTATAGTCTTGAATTATCTAAAGCTGTGTAAGTGAAACACTCTTCTAATACAGAATAGTCTGTACTCACTGGACTGAAATGCTGAGGTGTTTCTGTGCTTGCACTGTATTAACCAAGCGTGTTTTCCACACGAGTGACATATATACAGTCTATTCTCTTTCATTGGTCGCGTGTGTACCTTCAATGCAGCATCAGGTGATCACACTGTGCCAGTGGTCCCCAAAATTCCACATCACCTTTAAATTTCCCAAAGCGGAGACCACAACAGAACATTCCTGAACATGGACCTGTATAGTTACGTATTTGTTGGTGGAATGCTACTTACCTCAGTGTCATATATGTCCTAATATATATTTCCTGAAATACTAATGTTGCACACACCAAGTAAAGCCTTTTCAAATTGTGATACGAAGACTAAGGGTATGTGTGCTACCAAAACAGTGACAGCACACAGTCTTAACACTTGTATGACATATTGTAAATGAAGCAGAGACTTTTTTGTGTTACAAAATctacagtaaataaatgttacatatattgtatgtttgtgtgtgtgtgtgtacgtggatatatttttttgtttggttttgtgtaTGAACACATCTGCTTGTGACTTAGGACTTAAAATCAAAACTGATGACAAATGAGTTGTAATGCAAGCGGGGACTTTGAAGGTTGATGGGACGACTTGGCAAACAGATTGATCTTAAGCAGCGCTATGTAACTTTTGCCGGACTCGCTGTAGCAGTTACACcgcaatgaaaacatgtttgtcttccaCCATTTGTCTTACTGACCTCAGTTCAGTATTAAACTCGGTGGGCCTGATTTCTGGCAGTCATATCATTAAGGCCCAGGTCAGACCTGGTATGACATCCATCCTTGGGGACCTTTTACATGTGAACAGTGACTGTTCACACTGGGCATTAACATGCATCCTGGATGTGTCTCCAATGACCAAACGTACATAGTGCAAAGACAGAGGTTCAGATGTGGACTGGGAATAGAAGAGGCTTCTTTCTCCTTGTTACAATTCAGTGATTTTGATTGTTATAAGTCAATTTTTTTGTGTTGCGCTAAAGCTAGATACTTCATGTTTTCCGTTAATTaacggttttgttttgtttgttggagTTTTTCCATGTCCACTACCAGCTTAGTCTCTGGTTTAACATGGTTGCAGCTATTGTAGCTTGTGTGAAACACAAAATCCTGGTAAATTATTGGTGTAGTATTTGTAAAAGGAAAGCATAAAATGGTGAATATTAAGAAAACTTTCCCCCCCACTTTTTCCTTTTAACAGAACACGTGAAGATGTTTTAAGATGgaaatattaaagaaaacaacactgttgAAATGTTTGGTAAAGCTGTTTATTAATGGTGAGGTTTTTAGCCGCAAAGTTGTTTTAAGTGTCACAACTTGGAACAGCAACCAGCATGGGGTATGAGAGTTACAAATATCATTGCGAGTACTGCACGACTTGAGTCATGAACAGCTTTTGGAGTGATACGTTTATGTGCTGTATTTGTTTGTATCAACACTATGAGTGTAAGGTATTTACATGGATGACTGACAGAGGAAGCGTCAAAGATACGACTGAATCTAACGGTGCGGATTAGACTAGGAGGAAATTGCAGACCATCCAAAAAGTCAACATTCTGCATCaatgccaaataaataaaaggacaaTTATAAAATGTTACAGCTTATATTTTCCACATATCTAAAATTTCAATTCACTATGTGCCCTCTGCTACATTCATTTGTGATTTGCATACATTTTTACAGCGGAGCATCTCCAATCAGAGCACAACAACTATTTTACATATGCAGTATAAATAGTACATGAACTGTTTTTCATTGCAAATACACAGGGAATGCATGGGGGAGTTTCATTTATAGCTGCTCATCTTCATACTAGATCCTTGTTTTTCGGGTGAGGCCACCCTCCCCATCACTGATAGTGAGCCCAAAGGACTGAATTGTGGATTTCCTAGAggcattaaatattaatataaatgaatgaatcaccCTTCCGAGTGAGGCTAACCTCATAAACCACACTGCAAAAAGCAGCTGacattaaaatgcataaaaGGTTGTATGCCTTTCAGTTTCGGACAATACCCCCTTGTGttccctttttaaaaataaaaacagtaggGCTGTTGTTTAAAAAGGCAAGTCGTAATTGGACTGAGGAGAGTGTCTTTCTTCAAACATCAGCATCCATGGTTTGTGAGATGAAGACACTTGGCGGAGTGATTGCAGAGAGGGAGGTTTGCGTGGGACTGGAGGGACAGTTCAGCAGCCGCCCG of Solea solea chromosome 16, fSolSol10.1, whole genome shotgun sequence contains these proteins:
- the sgsm3 gene encoding small G protein signaling modulator 3 gives rise to the protein MSGTYTPAPGGPFSALTPSMWPQDILAKYLQKGSSEQLEVQYDEFGFRVDTDDDGEPRSWLRTEGSPQREDPQQRLRWQAHLEFTHNHTVGDLTWDLIDPVLSRSERLRTLVLGGIPHSMRPQLWMRLSGALQKKRTSEISYREIIKNSSNEDSTTAKQIEKDLLRTMPTNACFNTMTSVGVPRLRRVLRGLAWLYPDIGYCQGTGMVVSCLLLFLEEEDALWMMCALIEDLLPPSYFSITLLGVQTDQRVLRQLIVQYLPALDRLLQDHDIELSLITLHWFLTSFASVVDIRLLLRIWDLLFYQGSLVLFQVTLGMLKIKEEELVASENSASIFNTLSDLPSQLRDGPAVLGEAMRLAGTLSQETLEAHRHKHQAYILNEQAQLNNGNNTTLNTNLNKVVRRQSLRRKSTLSSLLFGEDEAEALKSKNIKQTELVAALREAITRTAEHFHCFDPRHSSAELTPDYSMESHQRDHENFLVVSRNRRRRAKALLDFERHDDDELGFRKNDIITIISQKDEHCWVGELNGLRGWFPAKFVEILDERSKEYSSAGDDSVTEAVTDLARGTLCPALKAIFQHGLKKPSILGGPCHPWLFLEEAASREVERDFNSVYSRLVLCKTYRLDEDGKVLTPEELLYRAVQSVNMSHDSAHAQMDVKFRSLVCVGLNEQVLHLWLEVLCSSMAAVEKWYHPWSFLRSPGWVQIKCELRVLSRFAFSLSQDCELPNKKEEKEQRPLKEGVQDMLVKHHLFSWDIDG